Part of the Gilliamella sp. wkB7 genome is shown below.
TTTGATCAAGTTCGTTAATTTTATCTCGTAAAGGTAATAAGTGATCTACTTTCATTTTTATTAGATTTTTTTAAAAGGTTAATGATATTATAACAAGCCACAAATAAAGGTACTACTTAAAGTAGTACCTTTTAAAAAAATAGAGCGTTTTATTTATTAGATTTCTTCTTCAAAAGTTGCTCCTTTAATACTTTCTGTTGCTCGACGAGCTTCCCCTTTATGTTGAATTTTATTCAGTTGTTTTTCAAGCTTACCAATAAGATCATTAATAGCGGCATACATGTCAATATGTTTTGCAGATGCGACTAGTGGCGTTCCTTTTGTGGCAATTGTTGCATCAATGATAAATCCATCGGGTTCTTTAGATAATATAAAATGAGGATTGATTAACAGCGCTCTCCATTTATCCAACTTCGAAAATTTATCTTCTAAATAACTACGAATTGCAGGGGTAATATCCATTTGTTTACTGGTAATACTTAAAGCCATAACCGACCTCCTTTATAATTTCAAACAACTAAGTTGATTTTTTAAGCTTCCATTAATACATTGGCAAATTATTTTTATTTCGTCAATAAGAACTTTGCTATTAACATGAGTTTTTGTGATTTAAATCTAAAAAAAAGATTTTATTAATCATGTATTTTATGACTATATGACTATGAACCTGCATTTTGCTTTGCTTTACTATATACTGTAGGCAACTACTATTTTTATTTATTTT
Proteins encoded:
- the raiA gene encoding ribosome-associated translation inhibitor RaiA gives rise to the protein MALSITSKQMDITPAIRSYLEDKFSKLDKWRALLINPHFILSKEPDGFIIDATIATKGTPLVASAKHIDMYAAINDLIGKLEKQLNKIQHKGEARRATESIKGATFEEEI